The following proteins are co-located in the bacterium genome:
- a CDS encoding MCE family protein: MGKKANPAIVGLFVLGALILAVAGVLVFGSGKLFRRTIDAVMYFPGSVDGLSVGAPVKFKGVDIGSVTNIQLVLRAGERGPEARIPVYVVLDPSKIVTEGRNIHFPDPEAREELINRGLRAQLQSQSLLTGLLFIQLDFFPDTEARWVEKQPSDPPEIPTIPTTLEQASTQAREIINELRTIDFKGMVDEANRALAGLSQLINDPSLRGAIDQLPGTVKNLNGAIDSANALLRRVDRQVEPLSSELTQTLVGAQRAMDTVEKTASTATTLIQPGSPLDHDLRQSLNAISQAADALRLFADYLERNPSALLYGRSQQQESTP, translated from the coding sequence ATGGGTAAGAAAGCCAACCCGGCCATCGTCGGCCTGTTCGTGCTCGGCGCCCTGATCCTCGCCGTCGCCGGCGTCCTGGTGTTCGGCTCCGGCAAGCTCTTCCGCCGCACGATCGACGCCGTGATGTACTTCCCCGGCTCGGTCGACGGGCTCAGCGTCGGCGCGCCGGTGAAGTTCAAGGGCGTCGACATCGGCTCGGTGACCAACATCCAGCTCGTCCTCCGGGCCGGGGAGCGCGGCCCGGAGGCGCGCATCCCGGTCTACGTGGTGCTCGACCCGAGCAAGATCGTCACCGAGGGCCGCAACATCCACTTCCCCGATCCCGAGGCACGCGAAGAGCTGATCAACCGCGGCCTGCGCGCCCAGTTGCAGTCGCAGAGCCTGCTCACCGGCCTGCTCTTCATCCAGCTCGACTTCTTCCCCGACACCGAGGCGAGGTGGGTCGAGAAGCAACCATCCGACCCGCCGGAGATTCCGACCATCCCGACGACGCTCGAACAGGCCTCGACGCAGGCGCGCGAGATCATCAACGAGCTGCGCACGATCGACTTCAAGGGCATGGTGGACGAGGCCAACCGCGCCCTCGCCGGGCTGAGCCAACTGATCAACGACCCGTCGCTGCGCGGCGCCATCGATCAGCTCCCCGGCACGGTGAAGAACCTCAACGGCGCGATCGACAGCGCCAACGCGCTGCTGCGCCGCGTCGACCGCCAGGTCGAGCCGCTCAGCAGCGAGCTGACGCAGACCCTGGTCGGCGCCCAGCGCGCCATGGACACCGTGGAGAAGACCGCCAGCACCGCGACGACGCTGATCCAGCCGGGCTCGCCACTGGACCACGACCTGCGCCAGTCGCTCAACGCCATCAGTCAGGCGGCCGACGCGCTGCGGCTGTTCGCCGACTACCTGGAGCGCAACCCGAGCGCCCTGCTCTACGGCCGCTCGCAACAGCAGGAGAGCACGCCATGA
- a CDS encoding membrane integrity-associated transporter subunit PqiC, protein MSRRAAVPLLAALLALALAGCGLIMAPRTIAPRFFILNAVAPHTGATAPIVIGLGPLSLPSYLDRPEMARRVDANQIVYDPEARWAESLRTNFQRALGANLVQLMGPERIVTFPWYSTEKLDFSVSVAATRFEQQADGSLELSGRWVVRDRHDATVAARIFDYTRPGGTPDANAAALSELIAELSEAIAAAMQSAPAAAP, encoded by the coding sequence ATGAGTCGCCGCGCCGCCGTTCCCCTCCTCGCCGCCCTGCTGGCGCTCGCGCTCGCCGGCTGTGGCCTCATCATGGCGCCGCGCACCATCGCGCCCCGCTTCTTCATCCTCAACGCCGTGGCGCCGCACACCGGCGCCACCGCCCCGATCGTGATCGGCCTCGGCCCGCTCAGTCTGCCGAGCTATCTCGATCGGCCGGAGATGGCGCGCCGGGTCGACGCCAACCAGATCGTCTACGATCCGGAGGCGCGCTGGGCGGAATCGCTGCGAACCAACTTCCAGCGCGCCCTGGGGGCGAACCTGGTGCAGCTCATGGGTCCGGAGCGGATCGTGACGTTCCCCTGGTACAGCACCGAGAAGCTGGACTTCAGCGTCAGCGTGGCGGCGACCCGCTTCGAGCAGCAGGCCGATGGCAGCCTGGAACTCTCCGGTCGGTGGGTGGTGCGCGACCGCCACGACGCGACGGTGGCGGCGCGGATCTTCGACTACACGCGGCCCGGCGGCACGCCCGACGCGAACGCCGCCGCGCTGAGCGAGTTGATCGCCGAGCTCAGTGAGGCGATCGCGGCGGCGATGCAATCGGCGCCGGCGGCGGCACCCTAG
- a CDS encoding peptide chain release factor 3, with translation MPGLDDSVRSEAGRRRTFAIISHPDAGKTTLTEKLLLYGGAVRLAGSVKQRRAERHATSDWMALERERGISIATSVMQFPYRGFQLNLLDTPGHNDFSEDTYRTLAAADCAVMLIDSAKGVEPQTIKLFQVCRARQLPIVTFINKLDRHGREPLDLLDEIERVLDMPCTPLNWPIGAGPEFQGVYDREHHRLLRFERGESASHRAVMQASDLDDAALRQAIGAHAHQQLLDEIALLHGAGTTFDLATFRAGHLSPVFFGSALTNFGIEPFLDRFLDLAPPPQPRHTAAGDVGPEAPFFSGFVFKIQANMDPQHRDRIAFVRIVSGRFTRGMDVVHVRTGKSLNLNKSLQLRAQERTLIEEAFPGDIVGLWDPGVLRIGDTLSEDRTVQFDGIPRFSPERFVRVVLTEPFKRKQLKKGLDQLAEEGVVQVFFDRHRLEREPVLGAVGQLQFEVMQYRLKHEYNVDVRLEPLKFQHARWIGNPDFDPDEFERASGATCLVDIEQRPLVLFETDFRLQRALANHPELEFIAAVQPGRRKAA, from the coding sequence ATGCCCGGCCTCGACGACTCCGTCCGCAGCGAAGCCGGCCGGCGGCGTACCTTCGCCATCATCTCCCATCCCGACGCCGGCAAGACGACGCTGACCGAGAAGCTGCTGCTCTACGGCGGCGCGGTGCGGCTCGCCGGGTCGGTCAAGCAGCGGCGGGCCGAGCGCCATGCCACCAGCGACTGGATGGCGCTGGAACGGGAGCGCGGCATCTCGATCGCCACCAGCGTGATGCAGTTCCCCTATCGCGGCTTCCAGCTCAACCTGCTGGACACCCCGGGCCACAACGACTTCAGCGAGGACACCTACCGCACCCTGGCGGCGGCGGACTGCGCGGTCATGCTGATCGACAGCGCCAAGGGCGTCGAGCCGCAGACGATCAAGCTCTTCCAGGTCTGCCGCGCCCGCCAACTGCCGATCGTGACCTTCATCAACAAGCTCGACCGCCACGGCCGCGAACCGCTCGACCTGCTGGACGAGATCGAGCGCGTGCTCGACATGCCGTGCACGCCGCTCAACTGGCCGATCGGCGCCGGCCCGGAGTTCCAGGGCGTGTACGACCGCGAGCACCATCGACTGCTGCGCTTCGAGCGCGGCGAGTCGGCCAGCCATCGCGCCGTCATGCAGGCGAGCGACCTCGACGACGCGGCGCTGCGGCAGGCGATCGGCGCCCACGCGCACCAGCAGTTGCTCGACGAGATCGCGCTGCTGCACGGCGCCGGGACGACCTTCGACCTCGCGACCTTCCGCGCCGGCCACCTGTCGCCGGTCTTCTTCGGCAGCGCCCTGACCAACTTCGGCATCGAGCCCTTCCTCGACCGCTTCCTCGACCTCGCGCCGCCGCCGCAGCCGCGCCACACGGCCGCCGGCGACGTCGGTCCCGAGGCGCCGTTCTTCTCCGGCTTCGTGTTCAAGATCCAGGCGAACATGGACCCGCAGCACCGCGACCGCATCGCCTTCGTACGCATCGTCTCGGGCCGCTTCACGCGCGGCATGGACGTCGTCCACGTGCGCACCGGCAAGTCGCTCAACCTCAACAAGTCGCTGCAGCTCCGGGCGCAGGAGCGGACGCTGATCGAGGAGGCCTTTCCCGGCGACATCGTCGGCCTGTGGGATCCCGGCGTGCTGCGCATCGGCGACACCCTGAGCGAGGACCGGACGGTGCAGTTCGACGGCATCCCGCGCTTCTCGCCCGAGCGCTTCGTGCGCGTCGTGCTCACCGAGCCCTTCAAGCGCAAGCAGTTGAAGAAGGGGCTCGATCAACTGGCGGAGGAAGGCGTCGTGCAGGTGTTCTTCGACCGCCACCGCCTCGAGCGCGAGCCGGTGCTCGGCGCCGTCGGCCAGCTCCAGTTCGAGGTCATGCAGTACCGCCTCAAGCACGAGTACAACGTCGACGTCCGCCTGGAGCCGTTGAAGTTCCAGCACGCGCGCTGGATCGGCAATCCCGACTTCGATCCCGACGAATTCGAACGCGCGAGCGGCGCCACCTGCCTGGTCGACATCGAACAGCGCCCGCTGGTCCTCTTCGAGACCGACTTCCGCCTGCAGCGGGCGCTCGCCAACCACCCGGAGCTGGAGTTCATCGCCGCCGTCCAGCCCGGCCGCCGCAAGGCGGCGTAG
- a CDS encoding PAS domain-containing protein, with translation MRRDGSQRHAGTARHGAGRAAAESSPWRVLLIEDSEHDAELIVHALQRVHAVRWQRVDTAAALRAALADAWDLVTCDWQMPGLGGLAALPLVRAAGVEAPVVVVSGEVDDEVTRLALGAGADDVISKRDLPRLAPVVERELDAAAERRERTRLFDAVFDHSLSCLVLLDSQFNFVRVNAAYAEACHRPLADFAGRNHFELFPSDARAIFEEVLRTKRPFEVKARSFSFPDQPERGETYWDWTLVPILDAGGAVELLLFSLHDVTEHVRTGRALQVGEQRFRALIEQSLDLIAIVDAKGIYRYVNPAHEAVCGFRPDQMVGMSAFALIHPEDAKVLVERFRSAVAGGGKSAPIEYRLQSRGGGWRFIEGVALNLVDDPGVGGVLVSGRDVTERRRAEDELRARGERLKLTLRVANIAAFTQDRDFRYTWMQHPQLGFRVEDVLGHTDEELLVGRDITALVALKRQVMATGVGARQEFAIDDGGRPAHFDVILEPLRDAAGAIAGLSGASFDITAHKRTEQALRAHALRLEIVQGVYRAILGAGPVGDVVGAALPRMRQLVPCDIAFVLLADPAAGVARLIGAEADSVERFRDLQVVPLSDFPTLDMLVAQSEIYVADLHAVRPRSRFVRRAVEAGARTLLTEALVADRELLGALTLFASTPDAHTAEHRAIAREVADQLAVAIDRARLHERLERRVRERTADLERANRDLDSFTYSVSHDLRAPLRRIEGFSRALLEDYGAGLAVEARRYVDAIVQGSTRMGQLIEDLLRLARLAQHELVRERVDLTALALAIRGELHATDPRRQVVWTIAPGVVVDGDARLLRVLLENLLGNAWKFTGGRAVAHIELGVEARPDGPVYFVRDDGAGFDMAYAERLFGVFQRLHSETEFEGTGIGLATVQRIVHGHGGAIWGEAAIDRGATFYFTLGGAA, from the coding sequence GTGCGGCGCGACGGCTCACAGCGGCATGCGGGGACGGCCCGCCATGGCGCCGGGCGCGCTGCCGCAGAGTCGTCGCCCTGGCGGGTCCTGCTGATCGAGGACAGCGAGCACGACGCCGAGCTGATCGTGCACGCGCTGCAGCGCGTGCACGCGGTGCGCTGGCAGCGGGTGGACACCGCGGCAGCGCTGCGGGCGGCGCTGGCCGACGCCTGGGATCTCGTCACCTGCGACTGGCAGATGCCGGGACTCGGCGGCCTGGCGGCTCTGCCGCTGGTGCGCGCCGCCGGCGTCGAGGCCCCCGTCGTCGTCGTCTCGGGCGAGGTCGACGACGAGGTGACCCGCCTGGCGTTGGGAGCCGGAGCCGATGACGTCATCAGCAAGCGGGACCTCCCCCGGCTGGCGCCGGTGGTCGAGCGCGAGCTGGACGCCGCCGCGGAGCGCCGCGAGCGGACGCGCCTGTTCGACGCGGTCTTCGACCACAGCCTGAGCTGCCTGGTGCTCCTCGACTCCCAGTTCAATTTCGTGCGCGTCAACGCCGCGTATGCCGAGGCCTGCCATCGTCCGCTCGCCGACTTCGCCGGGCGCAACCATTTCGAGCTCTTTCCCTCCGATGCGCGAGCGATCTTCGAGGAGGTGCTGCGAACGAAGCGGCCGTTCGAGGTGAAGGCGCGGTCGTTCTCGTTTCCCGACCAGCCGGAGCGCGGCGAGACCTACTGGGACTGGACGCTGGTGCCGATCCTCGATGCGGGCGGCGCGGTCGAGCTGCTCCTCTTCTCGCTGCACGACGTCACCGAGCACGTCCGCACCGGGCGCGCCCTGCAGGTGGGCGAGCAGCGCTTTCGCGCCCTCATCGAACAGTCGCTGGATCTGATCGCGATCGTCGATGCGAAGGGCATCTACCGCTACGTCAACCCGGCCCACGAGGCGGTCTGTGGCTTCCGGCCCGACCAGATGGTGGGGATGAGCGCCTTCGCGCTGATCCATCCCGAGGACGCGAAGGTGCTGGTGGAGCGCTTCCGCAGCGCGGTCGCCGGCGGCGGCAAGAGCGCGCCCATCGAGTACCGCTTGCAGAGCCGGGGCGGCGGCTGGCGCTTCATCGAAGGGGTGGCGCTCAACCTGGTGGACGATCCCGGCGTCGGCGGGGTGCTGGTGAGCGGGCGCGACGTCACCGAGCGGCGGCGCGCCGAGGACGAGCTGCGGGCTCGCGGCGAGCGCCTCAAGCTCACCCTGCGCGTCGCCAACATCGCGGCGTTCACCCAGGACCGCGACTTCCGCTACACCTGGATGCAGCATCCGCAGCTCGGCTTCCGGGTCGAGGACGTGCTCGGGCACACCGACGAGGAGCTGCTGGTCGGCAGGGACATCACGGCCCTGGTGGCGCTGAAGCGCCAGGTCATGGCCACCGGCGTCGGCGCGCGGCAGGAATTCGCGATCGATGACGGCGGCCGGCCGGCGCACTTCGACGTCATCCTGGAGCCGCTGCGCGATGCGGCCGGGGCGATCGCCGGGCTGAGCGGCGCCTCGTTCGACATCACGGCCCACAAGCGGACGGAGCAGGCGCTTCGCGCGCACGCCCTACGGCTGGAGATCGTCCAGGGCGTCTACCGCGCCATCCTCGGCGCCGGCCCGGTGGGCGACGTCGTCGGCGCCGCCCTGCCGCGGATGCGGCAGTTGGTGCCGTGCGACATCGCCTTCGTGCTGCTCGCCGACCCGGCCGCCGGCGTGGCGCGGCTGATCGGGGCCGAAGCCGACTCGGTCGAACGCTTCCGCGACCTGCAGGTCGTGCCACTCAGCGACTTCCCGACCCTCGACATGCTGGTGGCGCAGTCGGAGATCTACGTCGCCGATCTCCACGCGGTCCGACCGCGCTCGCGCTTCGTGCGGCGCGCGGTCGAGGCGGGGGCGCGCACGCTGCTCACCGAAGCGCTGGTGGCCGATCGGGAGCTGCTCGGCGCGCTGACGCTGTTCGCTTCCACGCCCGACGCCCATACGGCGGAGCATCGCGCCATCGCCCGCGAGGTCGCCGACCAGCTCGCGGTGGCGATCGACCGCGCCCGCCTGCACGAGCGGCTCGAGCGACGGGTGCGCGAGCGCACCGCCGATCTGGAGCGGGCGAATCGCGACCTCGACAGCTTCACCTATTCGGTCTCGCACGATCTGCGGGCGCCGCTGCGCCGCATCGAAGGCTTCAGCCGCGCCCTGCTCGAGGACTACGGCGCGGGCCTGGCGGTGGAGGCGCGCCGCTACGTCGACGCGATCGTCCAGGGCAGCACCCGCATGGGGCAGTTGATCGAGGATCTTCTGCGCCTGGCCCGGCTGGCGCAGCACGAGCTGGTGCGCGAGCGCGTCGACCTGACCGCGCTCGCCCTCGCCATTCGCGGCGAGCTCCATGCCACCGATCCACGCCGCCAGGTGGTGTGGACGATCGCCCCCGGCGTCGTCGTCGACGGCGACGCGCGGCTGTTGCGCGTGCTGCTCGAGAACCTGCTCGGCAACGCGTGGAAGTTCACCGGCGGTCGCGCCGTCGCCCACATCGAGCTCGGCGTCGAGGCGCGTCCGGACGGGCCGGTCTACTTCGTGCGCGACGACGGCGCCGGCTTCGACATGGCGTACGCGGAGCGGCTGTTCGGCGTCTTCCAGCGCTTGCACAGCGAGACCGAGTTCGAGGGTACCGGCATCGGGCTGGCCACCGTGCAGCGCATCGTCCACGGCCACGGCGGCGCGATCTGGGGAGAGGCTGCCATCGATCGGGGCGCCACCTTCTACTTCACCCTCGGCGGCGCCGCCTGA
- a CDS encoding SDR family oxidoreductase yields the protein MTATRLGGRVAIVTGAGSGIGRAIAERLAREGGAVVAAGRRVARLEETVAAIAAAGGRALAVACDVADPGQVEALVDAARAAFGGVDVLVNNAVTARPDAPVAERVAELDPRWWAATLDVSLTGAFLCARVAVGAMLARGGGSIVNIASTSGVAGNWNQSAYVAAKHGLVGLTRAIALDYAGQGIRANAVCPGFIETERSLGFSRHNRGDDWRARKLAEIPLGRFGRPDEVAALVAFLASDEAGYISGAVIPVDGGSAARRG from the coding sequence ATGACGGCGACGCGCCTGGGCGGCAGGGTCGCCATCGTCACCGGCGCCGGTTCCGGCATCGGCCGCGCCATCGCCGAGCGCCTGGCGCGAGAGGGCGGCGCGGTGGTCGCGGCGGGCCGGCGCGTGGCCCGTCTCGAGGAGACGGTGGCGGCCATCGCCGCCGCCGGCGGCCGCGCTCTGGCGGTCGCCTGCGACGTCGCCGACCCCGGCCAGGTGGAGGCGCTGGTCGACGCCGCCCGCGCCGCGTTCGGCGGCGTCGACGTGCTGGTCAACAATGCCGTGACCGCGCGGCCGGACGCGCCGGTCGCCGAGCGGGTCGCCGAGCTCGATCCCCGCTGGTGGGCGGCGACTCTGGACGTCAGCCTCACCGGCGCGTTCCTCTGCGCCCGGGTGGCGGTCGGCGCCATGCTGGCGCGCGGCGGCGGCAGTATCGTCAACATCGCCTCGACCTCCGGCGTCGCCGGCAACTGGAATCAGAGCGCCTACGTCGCCGCCAAGCACGGCCTGGTCGGCCTGACGCGCGCCATCGCGCTCGACTACGCGGGGCAGGGGATTCGCGCCAACGCCGTCTGTCCCGGCTTCATCGAGACCGAGCGCTCGCTGGGGTTCTCGCGCCACAACCGCGGCGACGACTGGCGGGCACGCAAGCTGGCGGAGATCCCGCTCGGCCGTTTCGGGCGGCCCGACGAGGTCGCGGCGCTGGTCGCCTTCCTGGCCTCGGACGAGGCCGGCTACATCAGCGGCGCCGTCATTCCCGTCGACGGCGGCAGCGCGGCGCGCCGCGGCTGA
- a CDS encoding amidohydrolase, with product MTAAFHDIASIDYPILDADAHVYEPPDVWQARVASRWRERAPKVVLVDGEQTWSFNDGERLRPIGLMAAAGASYLGFRPSGLTYETMRRGCFDPAARLADMDADGIHLQMLYPSVCEEGARMFGDDRDLQRACVRAYNEWQLELCAAGSGRLFGHAVIPASGLADAVAELEWALARGYRGVLVSTFPNGTVEPSPDDDPFWARAAEAGVPVALHIGSFHGDGPVQRRRFDPAAVLPRAATSKSGANTVPLVARMIFSGMFDRVPALRVLLVEANIGWIPAMLEQTDDMFLRYRWFTDTVAAVPSLPSRAFHRNCWATFMIDTVGLELRHRLNLDHLLWSTDYPHTGTDWPNSRVTIARQFRGLPAAEVRRMLHDNCRALYRLDHVPERWPG from the coding sequence ATGACCGCCGCCTTCCACGACATCGCCAGCATCGATTACCCGATCCTCGACGCCGACGCGCACGTCTACGAGCCACCGGACGTCTGGCAGGCGCGGGTGGCGAGCCGTTGGCGCGAGCGGGCGCCGAAGGTGGTGCTCGTCGACGGCGAGCAGACCTGGTCGTTCAACGACGGCGAGCGGTTGCGCCCGATCGGGCTGATGGCCGCCGCCGGCGCCAGCTATCTCGGGTTCCGGCCGTCCGGGCTCACCTACGAGACGATGCGCCGCGGCTGCTTCGATCCGGCGGCACGCCTCGCCGACATGGACGCCGACGGCATCCACCTGCAGATGCTCTACCCGAGCGTCTGCGAGGAGGGGGCGCGCATGTTCGGCGACGACCGCGACCTGCAGCGCGCCTGCGTCCGCGCCTACAACGAGTGGCAGCTCGAGCTCTGCGCCGCCGGCAGCGGCCGGCTCTTCGGTCACGCGGTGATCCCCGCCAGCGGCCTCGCCGACGCGGTCGCCGAGCTGGAGTGGGCGCTCGCGCGGGGATACCGCGGCGTGCTCGTCTCCACCTTTCCCAACGGCACCGTCGAGCCGTCGCCCGACGACGATCCGTTCTGGGCGCGCGCCGCCGAGGCCGGGGTGCCAGTCGCCCTGCACATCGGCAGCTTCCACGGCGACGGACCGGTGCAGCGCCGCCGCTTCGACCCCGCCGCCGTGCTGCCGCGCGCCGCCACCAGCAAGTCGGGCGCGAACACCGTGCCGCTGGTGGCGCGGATGATCTTCTCCGGCATGTTCGACCGCGTGCCGGCGCTGCGCGTGCTGCTGGTCGAGGCGAACATCGGCTGGATCCCGGCGATGCTCGAGCAGACCGACGACATGTTCCTGCGCTACCGGTGGTTCACCGACACCGTCGCGGCGGTGCCGTCGCTTCCCAGCCGGGCCTTCCATCGCAATTGCTGGGCGACGTTCATGATCGACACCGTCGGCCTCGAGCTGCGGCACCGGCTCAACCTCGACCACCTGCTGTGGTCGACCGACTATCCGCACACCGGCACCGACTGGCCGAACAGCCGGGTCACCATCGCCCGCCAGTTCCGCGGCCTGCCGGCGGCCGAGGTGCGGCGGATGCTGCACGACAACTGCCGCGCCCTGTACCGCCTCGACCACGTTCCCGAGCGCTGGCCGGGCTGA
- a CDS encoding dockerin type I repeat-containing protein, with protein sequence MAALLLWLAVAAPAAAVVSGVGGEVRYYSGDAMVPDVTVDLIGAGQMSTTTDDHGAYAFGDPGGGDWQVAPRKLGGGGTGVSTLDASYALQSVVGLRSLSDMQRLACDVTGDGTVSALDAARILQLVAGMRAQLPAAESCGSDWVFIPDPAAAPNQRLLAPQMAPMCQPGAIAYEPLATPIDSQNFLAILLGDCTGNWLPPASPTATPTAAPPTATPAVPSATDTAASTATGTATPTATPPPAPNATSTSTGTVTRTGTRTSTPTNTATPTPPSTATRTATATFTATRTSTPTSTATATAQATATRTATLTPTSTFTITFTRTATETPTRTPSNTGTPTRTGTRTQTSTPSATQTPTPTATCISGLGWNISAPLLVSSQSGGNVWLSRTVPTDAGWGVFWLRNDPGAPNVARLYYAHVDFAGSITVAPMLLTSIPKIAFRDHYYMVTWNAGHYALLTAEQASLYYQTVSLAGGISQRHVVGPPLFVDPQYDEEADGDVYPYPGGFMGVVEGECAGHSCSYAFKLDTNGQATSSVVNLVDFDLTHQFYPSAAFDGSGFAILSVKDIQIATGGVMTKYWSASGSMSSHVKVVQSKPYLWDEFPDIAYNGDHFAALWTENSARSHTAPWQIHFATFRRSASGGSDIADRVIDVVAQKTNHRWTTQVHPMGNDWVAQYASRAADGSIVAVYELLGDDARTGIALEPFPLSADALGSSRHTAPAVFGVLGIARGSAVGNGTTVEFYTLAPPSCQ encoded by the coding sequence ATGGCCGCGCTGCTCCTCTGGCTGGCGGTCGCCGCGCCGGCCGCGGCGGTGGTGAGCGGCGTCGGCGGCGAGGTGCGTTACTACAGCGGCGACGCGATGGTGCCCGACGTCACGGTCGATCTCATCGGCGCCGGGCAGATGAGCACCACCACCGACGACCACGGCGCCTATGCCTTCGGCGATCCCGGCGGCGGCGATTGGCAGGTGGCGCCGCGCAAGCTGGGGGGCGGCGGCACGGGCGTGAGCACGCTCGACGCCAGCTATGCGCTGCAGTCGGTGGTCGGCCTGCGCAGCCTTTCCGACATGCAGCGCCTGGCCTGTGACGTGACTGGCGACGGCACCGTCAGCGCGCTCGATGCCGCCCGCATCCTGCAACTGGTCGCCGGCATGCGCGCCCAACTGCCGGCGGCGGAGAGCTGCGGCTCGGACTGGGTGTTCATCCCCGACCCGGCGGCGGCGCCCAACCAGCGCCTGCTCGCGCCGCAGATGGCGCCGATGTGCCAACCGGGCGCCATCGCCTACGAGCCGCTGGCGACACCGATCGACAGCCAGAACTTCCTCGCCATCCTGCTCGGCGACTGCACCGGCAACTGGCTGCCCCCGGCGTCGCCGACCGCGACACCCACGGCCGCGCCGCCGACCGCGACGCCGGCCGTCCCGTCCGCCACCGACACGGCAGCGAGCACGGCCACCGGCACCGCGACGCCGACAGCGACCCCGCCGCCGGCGCCGAACGCCACCAGCACCAGCACCGGGACGGTGACCCGCACCGGCACGCGGACCAGCACGCCGACCAACACCGCGACCCCGACGCCGCCGTCGACGGCGACCCGCACCGCGACCGCGACCTTCACCGCGACGCGCACCAGCACGCCGACCAGCACCGCGACCGCGACCGCGCAGGCGACGGCGACGCGCACCGCTACGCTCACCCCCACGAGCACCTTCACGATCACCTTCACCCGCACGGCGACCGAAACGCCGACGCGCACCCCCAGCAACACCGGCACGCCGACCCGCACCGGCACCCGCACCCAGACCTCGACGCCGAGCGCCACCCAGACGCCGACGCCGACCGCGACCTGCATCAGCGGCCTCGGCTGGAACATCTCGGCGCCGCTGCTGGTCAGCAGCCAGAGCGGCGGCAACGTGTGGCTGAGCCGCACCGTGCCGACCGACGCCGGCTGGGGCGTGTTCTGGCTGCGCAACGATCCGGGCGCCCCGAACGTCGCCCGCCTCTATTACGCGCACGTCGACTTCGCCGGCAGCATCACCGTCGCGCCGATGCTGCTGACGTCGATTCCGAAGATCGCCTTCCGCGACCACTACTACATGGTCACCTGGAACGCCGGGCACTACGCCCTGCTCACCGCCGAACAGGCGAGCCTCTACTACCAGACGGTGTCGCTCGCCGGCGGCATCAGCCAGCGCCACGTCGTCGGACCGCCGCTGTTCGTCGATCCGCAGTACGACGAGGAGGCCGACGGCGACGTCTACCCGTATCCCGGCGGCTTCATGGGGGTCGTCGAGGGCGAGTGCGCCGGCCACTCCTGCAGCTACGCGTTCAAGCTCGACACCAACGGCCAGGCCACCAGCTCGGTGGTCAACCTCGTCGACTTCGACCTGACCCACCAGTTCTATCCCAGCGCCGCCTTCGACGGCAGCGGCTTCGCCATTCTCAGCGTCAAGGACATCCAGATCGCCACCGGCGGGGTGATGACCAAGTACTGGTCGGCCAGCGGCAGCATGAGCAGCCACGTCAAGGTGGTGCAGAGCAAGCCGTACCTGTGGGACGAGTTTCCCGACATCGCGTACAACGGCGACCACTTCGCCGCCCTGTGGACCGAGAACTCGGCGCGCTCGCACACCGCCCCATGGCAGATCCACTTCGCCACCTTCCGGCGCAGCGCCAGCGGCGGCAGCGACATCGCCGATCGCGTCATCGACGTGGTGGCGCAGAAGACCAACCATCGCTGGACGACCCAGGTGCACCCCATGGGCAACGACTGGGTGGCGCAGTACGCCAGCCGCGCCGCCGACGGCTCGATCGTCGCCGTCTACGAGCTGCTGGGCGACGACGCGCGGACCGGCATCGCGCTCGAGCCGTTCCCGCTCTCCGCCGACGCCCTGGGCTCCAGCCGCCACACCGCGCCCGCGGTGTTCGGCGTCCTCGGCATCGCCCGCGGCTCGGCCGTCGGCAACGGCACCACGGTCGAATTCTACACCCTCGCGCCGCCGAGCTGTCAGTAG